The Pseudomonadota bacterium DNA segment CGAGATCCAATAGGAACCGGCCCTTATAAATTCAGCCAGTGGAAGGGCGGTGAAAAAATTGAGTTGACCGCTAACCAGGATTATTTTGAAGGTCAACCCTATATTGAACGCTACCGCTACCGGATCATTCCCGATTCAGCCACCATGTTTCTGGAACTGAAAGCCGGCAACCTGGATTGGATGGGCCTGACTCCGATTCAATATGACCGTCAGACAGCCGGCAAAAAATTCAAGGGAAAATTCAATAAATATCGTTACTTATCATTCGCTTACACCTACTTGGGTTACAACCTCAAAAATCCCTTATTTCAAGACCGGCGGGTGCGCCAGGCATTAAGCTTTGCCATTAACAAACAGGAGCTCATTGACGGCGTCCTGCTGGGTTACGGTCGCGTTGCCACCGGACCCTACAAACCGGACACCTGGTTTTACCACCAACCGACCAGAAAATATCCCTACAACCCCGAAAAAGCAAAACAACTGCTGCAGGAAGTCGGCTGGCAGGACCGTGACGGTGACGGGCTGCTGGACAAGGATGGCCACCCATTTATCTTTACGGTCATGACCAACCAGGGCAACTCCTTGCGGGCCAAAACAGCGGTGATTATCCAGCGCCGCCTGGAGGAAATCGGCATCAAGATGAAAATCAGGATCATCGAGTGGTCGGCCTTCATCAATGAATTTATCGACAAGAAAAAGTTTGAAGCCGTTATCCTCGGCTGGACCACCGGTCAAGACCCGGACATGTATGACATCTGGCATTCCGCGAAAACCGGTCCCAAGGAACTGAACTTCATCAGTTATAAAAACCCTGAGGTTGACCGGCTGCTGGAAAAGGGCCGCCACACTTTCGCCCGGGAAGAACGCCGGAAATATTATGACCGTTTCCAGGAAATCCTGGCCGAAGAGCAGCCCTACACTTTTTTGTACGTGCCGGAATCCCTGCCGATTATCGCCGCCCGTTTTCACGGTATCAAGCCGGCACCGGCCGGTATTTCCTACAATTTCATCAAGTGGCATGTCCCCCAGACCCTGCAGAAGTATACCCAATAACTACGGTTTTTCCCATGATGACTTTTATCGG contains these protein-coding regions:
- a CDS encoding peptide-binding protein, encoding MNKKAASILISILSLILLVACGQSSSPDDSQKIIKNNELEQKSVDKLTPVHGDTIVVGSIGDASNLIPLLASDSPSHQVAGLIYNGLVRYDKNLKLEGELAKSWEISTDGLTITFHLRHGVKWHDGAPFTADDVMFTYRLIIDPKTPTAYAGDFEQVKEAKIIDTHTFQVVYEKPFAPALASWGLSILPKHLLEGRDITKSPLSRDPIGTGPYKFSQWKGGEKIELTANQDYFEGQPYIERYRYRIIPDSATMFLELKAGNLDWMGLTPIQYDRQTAGKKFKGKFNKYRYLSFAYTYLGYNLKNPLFQDRRVRQALSFAINKQELIDGVLLGYGRVATGPYKPDTWFYHQPTRKYPYNPEKAKQLLQEVGWQDRDGDGLLDKDGHPFIFTVMTNQGNSLRAKTAVIIQRRLEEIGIKMKIRIIEWSAFINEFIDKKKFEAVILGWTTGQDPDMYDIWHSAKTGPKELNFISYKNPEVDRLLEKGRHTFAREERRKYYDRFQEILAEEQPYTFLYVPESLPIIAARFHGIKPAPAGISYNFIKWHVPQTLQKYTQ